The Streptomyces sp. SS1-1 genome has a segment encoding these proteins:
- a CDS encoding PP2C family protein-serine/threonine phosphatase yields MIRTWSVRTVTDAARVRIAAARLAAACGVGTVERTRLVTALTAHLRQCLTKGGVWRVGVTATPMPGGGEFVLEVEAEGRRPQDRRRPWRTAISCAGGLDLSDGDHDGEDPTALAEALFGADEDTALLLERLDEQEALVVFHREELHQTNQGVLALHAELDAANQAQRRLFDAEQKARREAEAARGRLTFLADASAALTASLNHEAIVRLLPALLVPRYARAVDIWLFDGTESSSPDRGASHPAAAVVAARRERPQYAADHPGGLPGVDDQPPSALDPGRPLLCIPLLTRRAPQGVLTLTAPDERWDADDAVMLIELTRRASIALENARRFEHNRDIAETLQRALLTDLPSTPGLTLAARYLPATRGLNIGGDWYDAFRQPDGSLITVVGDVTGHGLHAAVMMSQLRTALRAYAVDGSSPGQLLTRLHEFLHRLRMDLYATAVIARFHPDDDTLTWAAAGHPPPVLRGPDGEVVTLDAKPGAMLGIPLQQRIADHTAPLPPGSTLALYTDGLVERRAQGIDPGIRRLTEALATFRADELGQDLEGSADRLLHPLLHDSEHDDDVCLLLCHVHGGEHPA; encoded by the coding sequence ATGATCCGAACCTGGTCCGTCCGCACCGTCACCGACGCCGCGCGGGTCCGTATCGCCGCGGCGCGGCTGGCGGCCGCGTGCGGGGTCGGCACGGTCGAACGCACCCGTCTGGTCACGGCGTTGACCGCGCATCTGCGGCAGTGCCTCACCAAGGGCGGGGTCTGGCGGGTCGGCGTCACCGCCACCCCGATGCCCGGCGGCGGCGAGTTCGTCCTCGAGGTGGAGGCGGAGGGACGCCGCCCGCAGGACCGCCGCCGGCCCTGGCGCACGGCGATCTCCTGCGCCGGGGGCCTGGACCTCTCCGACGGCGACCACGACGGCGAGGACCCGACCGCCCTGGCCGAGGCCCTGTTCGGCGCCGACGAGGACACCGCCCTGCTGCTGGAACGGCTCGACGAGCAGGAGGCCCTCGTCGTCTTCCACCGGGAGGAACTGCACCAGACCAACCAGGGCGTCCTCGCCCTGCACGCCGAACTCGACGCCGCCAACCAGGCCCAGCGCCGCCTCTTCGACGCCGAGCAGAAGGCACGCCGGGAGGCCGAGGCGGCCCGCGGCCGGCTGACCTTCCTCGCCGACGCCAGCGCCGCCCTGACCGCGTCCCTCAACCACGAGGCCATCGTGCGGCTGCTGCCCGCCCTGCTGGTCCCGCGCTACGCCCGCGCCGTCGACATCTGGCTCTTCGACGGCACGGAGAGCAGCAGCCCCGACCGCGGCGCCTCCCACCCCGCCGCCGCGGTCGTCGCCGCCCGCCGTGAACGCCCCCAGTACGCCGCCGACCACCCGGGCGGCCTGCCCGGCGTGGACGACCAGCCGCCGTCCGCCCTCGACCCCGGCCGGCCGCTGCTCTGCATCCCCCTGCTGACCCGCAGGGCCCCGCAGGGCGTCCTCACGCTCACCGCCCCCGACGAGCGCTGGGACGCCGACGACGCCGTCATGCTCATCGAACTGACCCGCCGCGCCAGCATCGCCCTGGAGAACGCCCGCAGGTTCGAACACAACCGGGACATCGCCGAGACCCTCCAGCGCGCCCTGCTCACCGACCTGCCCAGCACCCCCGGACTGACCCTGGCCGCCCGCTACCTCCCCGCCACCCGCGGCCTCAACATCGGCGGCGACTGGTACGACGCGTTCCGCCAGCCCGACGGCAGCCTCATCACCGTCGTCGGCGACGTCACCGGGCACGGACTGCACGCCGCCGTGATGATGAGCCAGCTGCGCACCGCCCTGCGCGCGTACGCCGTCGACGGCAGCAGCCCCGGCCAACTCCTCACCCGGCTGCACGAGTTCCTGCACCGGCTGCGCATGGACCTGTACGCCACCGCCGTCATCGCCCGCTTCCACCCGGACGACGACACCCTCACCTGGGCCGCCGCCGGGCACCCGCCGCCGGTGCTGCGCGGCCCCGACGGCGAGGTGGTGACCCTGGACGCCAAACCGGGCGCCATGCTCGGCATCCCCCTGCAGCAGCGCATCGCCGACCACACGGCGCCGCTGCCCCCCGGCTCCACGCTCGCCCTCTACACCGACGGGCTCGTGGAACGCCGGGCCCAGGGCATCGACCCCGGCATCCGACGGCTCACCGAGGCCCTGGCCACGTTCCGCGCCGACGAACTCGGCCAGGACCTCGAAGGGTCCGCCGACCGGCTGCTGCACCCGCTGCTGCACGACTCCGAGCACGACGACGACGTCTGCCTGCTGCTGTGCCACGTGCACGGCGGCGAGCACCCCGCCTGA
- a CDS encoding MarR family winged helix-turn-helix transcriptional regulator: protein MPREQDSPLPSGTVGRETVEAVEGLVTLWFSAVADVNPRLSPRQVRALRAVRGRPELNVTALAGHLRIGLPTASRLCDRLEAAGLLRRCVQPDNRREVRLETTAQGDRFLAELTRVLSARLTAAFDGVAAAQRVGLEGVLRSLAHDDFDTV from the coding sequence ATGCCCCGCGAACAGGATTCCCCCCTCCCCTCCGGCACGGTCGGACGTGAGACCGTCGAGGCCGTGGAGGGGCTGGTGACGTTGTGGTTCTCGGCGGTCGCGGATGTGAATCCACGGCTGTCGCCGCGTCAGGTCCGGGCGTTGAGAGCCGTACGGGGGCGCCCGGAGCTCAATGTGACCGCGCTGGCGGGGCATCTGCGGATCGGCCTGCCCACGGCGAGCCGGCTGTGCGACCGGCTGGAGGCCGCGGGGCTGCTGCGGCGCTGTGTGCAGCCGGACAACCGGCGTGAGGTGCGGCTGGAGACCACCGCGCAGGGCGACCGGTTCCTGGCGGAGCTCACCCGGGTGCTCTCCGCGCGTCTGACGGCCGCCTTCGACGGCGTCGCGGCGGCTCAGCGCGTCGGGCTGGAAGGCGTGTTGCGCTCCCTGGCGCACGACGATTTCGACACCGTGTAG